The stretch of DNA GCGTGCCGTCAGTGTCTCGTGGATGTGGAGGGGCAGCGGAAGCCGCTCGCGTCGTGCACCACGACGGTCACCGACGGCATGGTGGTGCACACGCAGCTGACGTCGCCGGTGGCGGACAAGGCGCAGAAGGGGGTGATGGAATTGTTGCTGATCAACCATCCCCTGGATTGTCCGGTGTGCGACAAGGGCGGCGAGTGCCCGCTGCAGAATCAGGCGATGTCCAACGGGCGCGCGGAGTCGCGCTTCGGGGAGATCAAACGCACGTTCCCCAAGCCGATTCCGCTGTCCACGGAGGTCCTCCTGGACCGTGAGCGGTGTGTGCTGTGCGCGCGGTGTACCCGGTTCTCCCAGCAGGTTGCGGGGGACCCGTTCGTGGAACTGATGGAGCGGGGTGCGCTGCAGCAGGTCGGGATCTACGCGAAGGAACCGTTCGAGTCGTATTTCTCCGGCAACACCGTCCAGATCTGCCCGGTGGGTGCGCTGACGGGCACCGCGTACCGGTTCCGGGCCCGCCCGTTCGATCTGATCTCCAGTCCCAGTGTGTGCGAGCACTGTGCGAGCGGCTGCGCCCAGCGCACCGATCATCGGCGGGGCACGGTGTTGCGGCGGCTTGCGGGCGACGATCCCGAGGTCAACGAGGAATGGAACTGCGACAAGGGGCGGTGGTCGTTCGCCTACGCCACCGAGCGCGACCGGATCACCACCCCTCTGGTCCGCGGCGACGACGGCACGCTGGCGCCTGCGTCCTGGTCGGAGGCGCTTGCCGTCGCGGCGCGGGGACTGACCGCGGCGCGGGGCAGGGCGGGTGTTCTCGTCGGCGGCCGGTCCACATGGGAGGACGCCTACGCCTACGCGAAGTTCGCACGAACGGCGCTCGGCACCAACGACATCGACTTCCGCAGTCGCGCACACTCCGGGGAGGAAGCCGACTTCCTGGCAGTCCGGGTGGCGGGGCAGCGGCTCGCGGTCACGTACGACGATCTCGACGCCGCGCCGGTCGTCCTCCTCGCCGGGTTCGAGCCGGAGGAGGAGTCGCCGATCGTGTTCCTGCGGCTGCGCAAGGCGGCGCGCACGAAGGCCGTCCCGGTGTATTCGATCGCCCCGTTCACGTCCCGCGGCCTGGAGAAGGTGTCCGGCAGACTGCTACGGGCCGCGCCGAACGCGGAGCCGGAGGTCCTCGACGCACTGCGCACGGGCGAGTTGGATGCGGGGGTCACGGAATTGCTCGGCCGACCGGGTGCGGTCGTCGTGGTGGGGGAGCGGCTCGCCGCGGTGTCGGGGGCGTTGTCCGCCGCGGTCCGGCTGGCCGACGCCACCGGGGCCCGGCTGGCCTGGGTGCCGAGGCGGGCCGGTGAACGCGGCGCACTCGAGGCGGGCGCGCTGCCCGGACTGCTCCCGGGTGGCAGGCCGGTGGGTGATCCCGAGGCCCGACGACAGGTCGCGTCGGTGTGGAACGTCGCGGATCTGCCGGACACCGCAGGCCGCGACACCGCGGGGATCCTCGCCGCGGCCGAGTCCGGGACGCTGGGGGCGCTGCTGATCGGCGGGGTGGAGGTCGACGACCTTCCCGACCCGCAGGCCGCGACGGCAGCAATCGAGGCGGCCGGGTTCGTCGTGAGTCTGGAACTGCGCCACAGTGCGATCACCGACCGAGCGGCGGACGTGGTGTTCCCCATCGCACCGGTCATGGAGAAGCCGGGCACCTTCCTCGACTGGGAGGGGCGCGCCCGGGATTTCGACGCCGCCCTCCGCGGCACCGGGGCGATGCCCGATCAGCGGGTGCTGCACGCGATCGCCGGCGAAATGGGTGTCCCCCTCGGTCTCCCCGACGCGACGGCGGCACGGCGGGAACTCGAGCGGCTCGGCGCCTGGGACGGTGACTTCCCGGATCCCCCCGACGTCCCGCAGTCACCGCGGCGGGAACCCGGGGCGGGGGAGGCGGTGCTCGCCACCTGGCGGATGCTGCTCGACTCGGGGCGCTTGCAGGACGGCGAACCGCACTTGGCGGGGACGGCGCGCACCCCGGTCGTGCGGATGTCCGCGGCGTCGGCCGCCGAGACGGGTGCCGGTGACGGAGATCCGGTCACCGTCACGACGGACCGAGGGGCCGTCACGCTGCCGTTGGCGATCACCGACATGCCGGATCGGGTGGTGTGGCTGCCGCTCAACTCGCCCGGCTCCGCGGTCTACCGGCAACTGGCCGCCGGGGCGGGGACCGTCGTCAACGTTCGCCGCGCCGCAGGCGCCAACGGGGTCGGGCCGGGAGGTGCGCTGTGACGATCGCGGCCGTCTACCCCGACCCGGCACTGTTCGGGCACGACCCGTGGTGGCTGGTGCTCGGCAAGGCGCTGGCCGTCTTCGTGTTCCTCGTCCTCACCCCGCTTCTGACGATCCTGGCCGAACGCAAGGTGATGGCCTGGATGCAGATGCGCGTCGGCCCGAACCGGGTCGGCCCGCGGGGCATGCTGCAGAGTCTCGCCGACGGCATCAAGCTCGCCCTGAAGGAGGGGATCGTCCCGAAGGGTGTGGACAAGCCGATCTACATCCTCGCGCCGATCATCGCCGCGGTGCCCGCGTTCATGGCGTTCGCGGTGATCCCGTTCGGGCCGGCGGTGTCGATCTTCGGGCACTACACGCCGTTGCAGCTGACGGACCTGCCGGTGGCGGTGCTCTACGTCCTCGCGGCCACGTCGATCGGCGTCTACGGCATCGTGCTCGCCGGCTGGGCGTCCGGGTCCACGTACCCGTTGCTGGGTGGTCTGCGCTCGACGGCGCAGGTGATCTCGTACGAGATCGCGATGGCGTTGTCGTTCGCGGCCGTCTTCCTGGACGCCGGAACGATGTCCACGTCGGGCATCGTCGCGTCCCAGGAACACACCTGGTACGTCTTCCTGCTGCTGCCGTCGTTCCTCATCTACGTCACCTCCATGGTGGGCGAGACCAACCGGGCGCCGTTCGACCTGCCCGAGGCCGAAGGCGAACTGGTCGGCGGGTTCCACACCGAGTACTCCTCGCTGAGCTTCGCGATGTTCATGCTCGCCGAGTACGTGAACATGGTGACCGTCTCGGCGCTCGCCACCACCCTGTTCCTCGGCGGCTGGCACGCGCCGTTCCCACTCAGCCTGTGGGACGGCGCGAACTCCGGTTGGTGGCCGGTGCTGTGGTTCACGCTGAAGGTCTGGGCTTTCCTGTTCGTGTTCGTCTGGTTGCGCGCCACGCTGCCCAGGCTGCGGTACGACCAGTTCATGGGTCTCGGCTGGAAGATCCTGATCCCGATCTCGCTCGTGTGGGTCATGGTCGTCGCCACCGTCCGTGCCTTCCGCAACGAGGGCTACGACGGCCGGACGATCACCCTCGTCGTCGCGGGCATCGTCGTGGCCCTCGTCGTGGTGGCGCTGCTGTGGAAGCGCCTGCGTCCGGGCCGCGTTCGCGCACCCGAGAAACCGGCCGAGCCGCACGACCGCACCGAACCGTCCCCGGAGACACTCGAACCGTTCGACCCCATGGCCGGTGGATATCCGGTTCCGCCGATGCCGGGTCAGACGCTGCCCGCGTTCCGGCGCACGCCCGTCTCCGTCACCAGCGCGCACTCCACCGGATCGACTCAGGAGAACAGCGATGACTAAATTCCTCGGCCCCATAGCGGGATTCGGCGTGACCTTCTCCACGATGTTCAAGAAAGCGAACACCGAGTTCTACCCGGAGGAGAAGACGCCGACGGCGCCCCGCTATCACGGCAGGCATCAGCTCAACCGGTACGCGGACGGCCTGGAGAAGTGCATCGGGTGCGAACTGTGCGCCTGGGCGTGCCCCGCCGACGCCATCTTCGTCGAGGGCGCAGACAACACCGACGAGGAACGCTACTCGCCCGGTGAGCGGTACGGCCGGGTGTACCAGATCAACTACCTGCGCTGCATCGGATGCGGTCTGTGCATCGAGGCGTGCCCGACACGGGCGCTGACCATGACCAACGAATACGAGATGGCCGACGACAACCGGGCCGGCCTGATCTACGAGAAGGACCGGCTGCTGGCACCGCTCGAGTCCGGCATGGTCGATTCGCCGCACCCCATGGCCCCGGGCACCACGGCCGAGGACTACTACCGCGGCACGGTGACCGGGGGAGCGGCGCCCGCGTCGCAGGACGAACCCGAGGCCGACGACACGGCGGGGGACAGGCCGTGAACACGATGCCGTCCACCGTCCAGCTGGTCGCGGAACCCTTCACCCAGACCTCGACCGGCGAGGGCGTGCAGTTCTGGGTCCTCGCGACGGTGGCGGTGATCGGCGCGCTCGGAGTGGTCAGCGCAACGAAAGCCGTCTACTCGGCGATCTTCCTCGCCACGACCATGATCATCCTGGCCGTGTTCTACATCGCCCAGGGCGCACCCTTTCTCGGCGTCGTGCAGATCGTGGTCTACACGGGCGCGGTCATGATGCTGTTCCTGTTCGTGCTCATGCTGATCGGCGTCGATTCTTCCGAATCCCTCGTCGAAAACCTGCGCGGTCAGCGGGTGGCCGCGATCGCGGCGGGGCTGGGATTCGGTCTTCTGCTGATCGGCGGCTTCGGGCGTGCGTCCGTCTCCGCGTTCACC from Rhodococcus opacus B4 encodes:
- a CDS encoding NADH-quinone oxidoreductase subunit J, translated to MPSTVQLVAEPFTQTSTGEGVQFWVLATVAVIGALGVVSATKAVYSAIFLATTMIILAVFYIAQGAPFLGVVQIVVYTGAVMMLFLFVLMLIGVDSSESLVENLRGQRVAAIAAGLGFGLLLIGGFGRASVSAFTGLDQANAGGNVQGLAELVFVRYVWAFELTGALLITATIGAMVLAHRERFERRKDQRELSQDRVREGARVTPLPSPGVYARHNAVDIPALLPDGTFSDLSVSRSLDRRPSMPARALGNADVAAPEPAATEDGGGR
- the nuoI gene encoding NADH-quinone oxidoreductase subunit NuoI; this translates as MTKFLGPIAGFGVTFSTMFKKANTEFYPEEKTPTAPRYHGRHQLNRYADGLEKCIGCELCAWACPADAIFVEGADNTDEERYSPGERYGRVYQINYLRCIGCGLCIEACPTRALTMTNEYEMADDNRAGLIYEKDRLLAPLESGMVDSPHPMAPGTTAEDYYRGTVTGGAAPASQDEPEADDTAGDRP
- a CDS encoding NADH-quinone oxidoreductase subunit G, with amino-acid sequence MMPASPETTITVTIDGVEVSVPKGTLVIRAAEMIGIQIPRFCDHPLLDPVGACRQCLVDVEGQRKPLASCTTTVTDGMVVHTQLTSPVADKAQKGVMELLLINHPLDCPVCDKGGECPLQNQAMSNGRAESRFGEIKRTFPKPIPLSTEVLLDRERCVLCARCTRFSQQVAGDPFVELMERGALQQVGIYAKEPFESYFSGNTVQICPVGALTGTAYRFRARPFDLISSPSVCEHCASGCAQRTDHRRGTVLRRLAGDDPEVNEEWNCDKGRWSFAYATERDRITTPLVRGDDGTLAPASWSEALAVAARGLTAARGRAGVLVGGRSTWEDAYAYAKFARTALGTNDIDFRSRAHSGEEADFLAVRVAGQRLAVTYDDLDAAPVVLLAGFEPEEESPIVFLRLRKAARTKAVPVYSIAPFTSRGLEKVSGRLLRAAPNAEPEVLDALRTGELDAGVTELLGRPGAVVVVGERLAAVSGALSAAVRLADATGARLAWVPRRAGERGALEAGALPGLLPGGRPVGDPEARRQVASVWNVADLPDTAGRDTAGILAAAESGTLGALLIGGVEVDDLPDPQAATAAIEAAGFVVSLELRHSAITDRAADVVFPIAPVMEKPGTFLDWEGRARDFDAALRGTGAMPDQRVLHAIAGEMGVPLGLPDATAARRELERLGAWDGDFPDPPDVPQSPRREPGAGEAVLATWRMLLDSGRLQDGEPHLAGTARTPVVRMSAASAAETGAGDGDPVTVTTDRGAVTLPLAITDMPDRVVWLPLNSPGSAVYRQLAAGAGTVVNVRRAAGANGVGPGGAL
- the nuoH gene encoding NADH-quinone oxidoreductase subunit NuoH, producing the protein MTIAAVYPDPALFGHDPWWLVLGKALAVFVFLVLTPLLTILAERKVMAWMQMRVGPNRVGPRGMLQSLADGIKLALKEGIVPKGVDKPIYILAPIIAAVPAFMAFAVIPFGPAVSIFGHYTPLQLTDLPVAVLYVLAATSIGVYGIVLAGWASGSTYPLLGGLRSTAQVISYEIAMALSFAAVFLDAGTMSTSGIVASQEHTWYVFLLLPSFLIYVTSMVGETNRAPFDLPEAEGELVGGFHTEYSSLSFAMFMLAEYVNMVTVSALATTLFLGGWHAPFPLSLWDGANSGWWPVLWFTLKVWAFLFVFVWLRATLPRLRYDQFMGLGWKILIPISLVWVMVVATVRAFRNEGYDGRTITLVVAGIVVALVVVALLWKRLRPGRVRAPEKPAEPHDRTEPSPETLEPFDPMAGGYPVPPMPGQTLPAFRRTPVSVTSAHSTGSTQENSDD